From Lucilia cuprina isolate Lc7/37 chromosome 4, ASM2204524v1, whole genome shotgun sequence:
tttataatattaaaatttcaaaaagttttaaatattattcaaatctAATATGTTAAACACAATCTATAATCAAGTATTTgtcttttttaaacacaaaaataaatcataaaaactcTAACGAAGTGTATTCCaattaattatacatacattaaacaatgaaaaacaaataaatcacaattttttagataattttaataACGTGAACCATATTTTTGTTcagcaagaaaaaaaactttgacgTTTTCATAATGATTCAAACGTGAGAAAATAttgcctttttaaatttaagcaattatttttaatttatataattattagaAAGGTGTGGTgtcatttttaatacaatattatttcatttttcaaGTTGATTTTGAAATGCggaataatttcaaacaaatttaactaacattttaatattatactCATAGAGTATATAATTAGAAGGTTAATGCATTCTTAACTTAaagcaaaaatgaaaaacaaaactttactaATGTTTTAtcctaaatttaaaaacatagttttttccaattaattcaaaatttgctCCAAAGTTTTAGCTTAActttcaaaacaacaaaaagaaaacaacatcccaaataaatgttgaaatatttcaCTTACATTTACACTTTTCTCTAGTAAAAAcagatgtaaaaaaaataataataattaaatcaagaaattaaattaattttaaatttaacttttcgtTACAGCTCGTTTCAATGGAATGCATGCAAACAGGTGTACCTACTTTGACCACACCCACCCTAACACCTACAACGCTCAAGAGTATAGAAGAATCGTTTATACAGTTAACTAGCGAGCCAATGAATGCACCATATCAGGCAGGATTTATACCACCACCATTGGGTTCTTATAATGCTACAACAACGAATAGcaatagcaataataataacaacaacagtacaTTAACAACAGTcgcagcaacagcaacatctGTTGCTGGTATATCACCAAATGCAGCATTGAATAATGTCTATTTGGGTGATATTAGTGCTGGGGCCAGTTTGCCTGACTATGGAAATATGACAGAATCGGAAAATTCTCAGGGATCATGGACGGGTAATAATTTGAATGAAGAAAATTCTATGGCCACAACAGATAATTGtaagtatttacatacatacatataaacttttttaatttcatgcTGAAAAtacttattatgttttttttgtcttttttacaGCAAGTGCCGCCACAGATACGATTTCATTTCAAAATGGTCTTAATGGTTTGGGTGTTAATAACCTCAATAATTCCAATTCTTCGACAACAAATGACTTTACCACTGTCAATTTGGCAGCCTTAGCTGTAGCGACAGCAGCTGCCAAAATCTCAAATTCtggtaataacaacaataatacctCATCAAGTGCCACTACAACATCAGCTACCCCTACTCGACGTGGTGGTGGACGTCGTCCAGCCACCAACAGCAATATGTCACCCGAAGAAGAGGAGAAAAGACGCATACGACGAGAGCGTAATAAATTGGCGGCCGCAAGATGTCGCAAGCGTAGAGTGGACCAAACTAATGAACTGACCGAAGAGGTGCAAATGTTGGAAAAGAAGCGTGAAgagttacaaaaacaaatcgaGTCATTGAATGGTACCAAACAGGATTTAGAATTTCTTTTAGAAGCACACCGTCCTACCTGTCAAAGAGTTGTGCCAACTGATATTTTATCCGTCAATACATTCGAAGGTCTGATGCCTTCAGCTACATCAACAGCCAATGATAATATTACTGGCGTCGATACCAGTTTGGCTACAACTGCTAGAAGTATTTCTCCTTTGGACTTAAAACCAGTATTGAATGATCAGCTATTAGCTCAAATTAAGGCTGAACCATTGGACACAGCGCTAGATTCAAATTCGTCCCTCGATCAAGATGGTCCGTCTTCGCCAAAAAGATTTATTCTATCCAACAATAACACCATGATACCACCGCCTTTACCAAACGTAGCCACACTGTCACCTTCTTTGGCGGCCGCCGCGGCTTCACTAAACACTCCCATTGTAACAACGGCTCCCGTTAGCTTTGGTTCCATGTACTCCAACAATCCATCACTTAGTGCTCCATTAACAAAACCAAATTCGAAACAACGTCCCAATTCATTGCCAACAGTACCACGAAATTTGGCTCAAACTATAGGCCTAAATGACAATGACAACAAGCCGCGCACAGACATCAATGGTGTAGCCATACAGACGCCATCGACGGGTATGTTCAACTTTGATTCTCTAATGGATGGTGGTACTGGTCTAACACCGGTTTCCGGCCCTCTAGTACCCACTTGTTCATCACAGAACAAGCATCCTTTGGAACTAGTGACACCCACAAGCGAACCCTCTAAGTTGGTAAGTTTATAACAATAAATGCATGAAGAGCGTCATCAACAGAGAATAAGAGCATAAAAACCTGAGAGATGAGGAGAGAGTGCAAACGAAGCTGgtcttaaacaattaatttaaatgtaaactaTTAAGAGATAAATCAATGATGAATGAGTGAataattgaattattaaaagatataaaaaactatgtactttttaaaagtatgtgtatttttttaacaaaatataaggAAAATTTTACTACTatgagttttaaaattaaaaaaaaataaagaaatgttttttattttaatttttatgtatgtactatTATTAAGTAAATTTCCTAGAtacttttaattcaaattttataaaaattttcttaaatttgtaataatatagTAAACACGAAATGGACACAAATccaagaaatctttaaaaagtttaaaaaacgtttatttagtatttaattttttaacctctatcgaaaacaacaaaaaaaacaaaaagcattATCTAACAAGAACAATATCACTTTTTTATCACATCCAATATTTTTTACgctgtattattatttttaattatttcgtaaaacataaacaaacatatttcttaattaaaatatttatctatttttgttttttttttttcttttatataaaacaccAAAATCAAGTTTGTTACACAATGAAAATGATAATTggcttaagttttaaattttgtttgctgttattattgtttcaatttccctttttttattacatgttcgtatacatatttttattttttctatgtgcaattattaaaaattatttattaaataaaaaaaactaaattaaactataaaaaacatcCAATATAAAACatggttttaattaattaataaatttaagaaatgaataataattaaaaaagccaGGCgttgtgatatttataaataacatgTAAAAACtatatcaaataattttttaaaatccacaataattttgctttttataaaaagtttttctttaaaaaattgccttttaaaatctaaaatgaagaaacaaaaaattactttattaaaaatcgtaaaaatcaTTGATAATGACAgccttatataatttttaattattcatattaaaaagatttgtaaatatatttttgcttacatctaaaaataaatatattcatatattgaaatttgtgaagcttaattaaaaaatattaaaatataaaaaagcatgtaaaaacaaatcaacaaaGCAATTCTAACTCTGAAAATAAGTGGTAAAAATTTTAGCTTTACTCAACTGAACTAacatgataaaaaaaatattataaattaaaatggatagaatcatattttttaaatgaaattatatttataaaaaataatataataaacaaaataaaatagagtccaaaaaaaacacaagatatgtaaacaaatttttaaagtgaaaaatgttaaaatgataATTAGCAataataacagttttaaaacaaacaccAAATGATTTCAAAATGAAGAGAAAcgatttgaaaacaaaacactaaaaaaacgACATAAACACacatgtaaacaattttatttactttcgaATTTAAAGTAAGtacataaaaatgaatttattacaaaaatataatattattgcattttatttacttttttcatttaaatttaacgtAGTTTCATAATTCAATCTGGCAATGCCTTGTAATGTTTTCGTACTTTTGTCGTTGTTGGCAATACcatttttaaggcaaaattTAGCGCCATCTATTGAGCGATCGGTTTTTACTTTGGCAGGAAAAAGTTATGCAGCTCAATAGATGGCGCTATTACTACACTTCAACAGGgtttcacatttttaaaattcttttaaaatgcgGGATTTATAAAAACTGCTATAACTTGAAAACTATTCAaccaaataaaatgaaataaaatgcaaattgtAGAGAAAGATTTAAGCTGTAAACTGATTTACATTTAATTACtacaaatgttttctttatataagcaatatcacattttatttttgtaatgaaaactGTGGAGTTTTTTAAATCGTTACATGTTCCTCTTAAAGTATAATTcgcagatttttttaaatatagaatatatattctataaataaatacattatgtttttttcaacttttgaaattaataatacaaaCCAGATCtttcaaattaaagaaatttaatgtgCAGATTTTTAATGAAGTCTACATATTACATTGTGTATTGTATATTTGTtgctttcatttaataaaaaatcgtacgtacatacatacattatttgtatgtataagttCCTTAGTGAGGAATCctaatgaataataaaataaattctatttaatcCATTCTTAGAAAACAATAAGACTATTGTTTTTGTGTGattgtggccgatagttctttcctgggaaAAAGTGTTCGGTTGATACTTCTGTCGCTTAGCCGAATATAAATCGAGACGTTTCGGAGCAAAGATATAATTCTCGTGGGAAAGAGGACTATTATTTCTTGGCGTAACATCTGTAAAAGCGTTTTCTGTAAAATCAATCATTCTCAACaattcaaaatcaatttttttgcgTAATAAGAAATACAGTTTCTTTGTTTCACTAaaaatgttagttagttagatagttagtaagttagttagttagttagttagttagtagatagatagatagatagatagatagatagatagatagatagatagatagatagatagatagatagatagatagatagatagatagatagatagatatagatagatagatagatagatagatagatagatagatagatagatagatagatagatagatagatagatagatagatagatagttagttagttagttagttagttagttagttagttagttagttagttagttagttagttagttagttagttagttagttagttagttagttagttagttagttagttagttagttagttagttagttagttagttagttagttagttagttagttagttagttagttagttagttagttagttagttagttagttagtcagttagttagttagctagtcaATTAGTATGTTTGATAGGAGGAATATAGGTGGAGGAAGAGGATAGGAGGAATAATCAAAACTTAATAATGTATGTtcagttttatgaaaaaaactattcctaataaaatttcttttaagggattaatttttaattaatttagcaATTATTAAgtgttagaaattttaataaattttctcaaaaagacttattattttattatcaaCAAGAAtccacaattataaaaaatgttcaaaataatgaataaactaaacttttatatatgtatgaatgaaaaTCTCCCACCATAATTCATGGgtcaaatacatttaaatgcaGGCAtacaaagtaatttatttatattctgaTACAATATACAACACACATGAtaagttataaacaaataaatgtatataaatacatacataattgcATTTTCATAGCATTTcacaaataatattttgcaaagaCGAAATTGTAATTTGAGTGTTATTCATATTTCGGTTCCTCCCATCATTAACAGCGAATGAATTCCTATCTTAAATACCTACCATTTGTATGTAAATGtgcatatatatatacacatgtacGTATATATGGATGTATAAAAACCGGTAATTTTCTTCCAAAAAACATCCTCatgaattaaacaaacaaattattcaaTTGTAACGACTTTTACAACACTCTACTAATggataacatattttttttaaattttttttaataaaactataaaatctaATCTACACAAAGAGGTATTTTACGAAAAACTCATTGACAAAcccaattttaatttcattatagctcacaatatttgttctttaaatatgtaccaatttttaaaattcagtcatcgtttataaattgtaatgtatttaaaaaaaaagaataataataataacaaaaacaacaacaaacaaaataaattccatATTGTGCAACTCTAAACtcgtgtatttctttttttacatttcagtCTGAAAGTTAAACGGACAACGATAACACACACGAAAAATTAAACCAAACATCTTAACAATAAgcaagaaaattctaaaaaaaatatatattaaaaatacgttttttgaatacataacaaaaataataaattggaCATATTCAAGTTCAAGGGGCTTCGTAAATTATTAAGataacattaaatataaacaaaatgtttcgcCGTGTTGTAACAAGAACTTTAGGATTAGGTGGTAGACAATTGAAAGTCTCACCCAATAATGTGATTCTAATTACAGGCTGTGACTCCGGATTAGGGTATGTATGGTAAAAGGTGTAAgtcacatttttaatattaaatgaagAGAGAGATATAAAAACTTgagtatttttcaatatttataatagttCCGATTacactttaaaaatttcaccaCCGGGCCTTCTATGAATCgttcaaaattgttaaataaatacgttttaataaaaatattgtataattgttaaggaaaatttaaatttttagtgaaataatataagacatttttttaaatacgatttttattgaaaatgagcaaaaccggcattttttttcttcaaagattagtaaaaatttaacaatttaattacttaaatgtttactaaagaattacatttttcagaaatatttatcgtaaaaaaataattttatagttttttttaagtaatttttttgttaaaaaattattttaaaagcattGTTAGAATTCAACaatttaaaactgattttataaaatatattgttatacatatgtatataaatgattttgtaaaacattttatttaaaaaattgagaaattttatttcatagctTCTCGCTCGCCCTATACTGTCATGCCTTGAATATGACTGTAATTTCGGCGTGTCACAATGTCAACTCAGAAGGAGCGAAAATGCTACAGCATCTCAATGATCCAAAGCGTATGATAACAATCGAATTGGATTTACTTAAACCGGAAACTAtagaaaatacacaacaatgTCTTAGGGATGTTCTGGCGAATCACCATGATTATCAATTTACTGCTTTGGTTAACAATGCCGGTGTCATGTGTTTTGGAGAATTTGAATGGCAAACATGGTCGCAGattgaaatgcaaataaatgttaatttattggGTACCATGAGATTAACAAGAGAATTGATGCCATTGTTAAGAAAACATCAGGCACGTATTATAAATGTAACAAGTCATTGTGGTCTACAGGTGAGAAATTCTATGAATAAAACATTGTATTTtctgttatacatataaataattaaaattttatttaattttaaactattacAGGCTCTGCCATCTACCTCACCTTATGCTGCTTCGAAAGCAGGTTTAAGATTTTGGACCGATTCATTGCGCATTGAAATGCAATCGTATGGTGTAGAGGTGGTAAACTTTATACCTGGTTCCTTTGTAATGTCCAGTAATATATGTGCTAGACAACAAGATCATGCTAAGCtaatgtacaataatttttcgtCAGAACAACGTGAATTTTATGGTGCCTACTTTAAACGTTTTAATGATTATCTGAATATAATTTCCGGTTTTAAACCGGCTAATAGTATGCATGATAAGGAGTTACTGGACAAATTTAAAGACGCTTTAACCAATACTCAGCCAAAGGCTATGTATATTCACGAACCTTGGCGGTAAATTTTCTAAGGAAAAcatatattattgtatttaattaataatttttttctttagctaCAAAATCTATCGTTTTTTATTTGCGATTTGTCCTACGCCTGTAGTCGATTggttatgtattaaattttgtgCAATGCCAACTTATCAGCAAGTTGAACGGGATACAAAACATCATAGAAATAATAACATCAggaatgattaaataaaaagtgtggtgtaatatttttatataatgtatttgcaattggtataaatatttaatagtttagttgtaaaattaaattagtttaataaaatgataaataaaataagcaatcatttattacaaaaaacctTTGTGTTTAaaccaaattatatatttaaccgAATGGATTTTAGTAAATTAATAATATGATATAAAGCAAGTATTCTCAgtcttctataaaactaagaaagagcattttctttttcaacattaaaaatcaatgaaaacaaattttaataaaaaataaatcttagattttaaaattttatagaaaagacgTTATATTAAATACAACGCTTAATATGTATCCTTAAAATTGAAACTTACTTCAAAAAATACGTTGGATTTTAAGCGAAAGCAGAACGAACAAAACGacataaattgttattaaattttaacttatttaatatattatgttTCTCTTCAAAAACATGCAATTTATTATTCATAATGTCTAGGCTTAGGGTTGGGATTATTCCATGCATCCTCTAAGGAATCCTGAGAACCGCCACGACCAAAAGCAGCCATCAAATAAATGAGTACAACAAATGCCAAAATACCGCTAAGAACCAAAAACCAAGTACGTCTCCAAGGTGGCCTAGAGGAGGGCGCATAGAAACGCCTAGACCAGCGTGAAAATATTTCAGCTGGTGTACGTCTAGCATATTTATTTTCATCACGATCTGCACCACCAATGGGCGATTGGCGGGGTAACAAGGGTCGACGACTGCTAGCTGCTcgttttgaatttgtttttctttaacatatttcttataagtaaattaaataaaattgtcaaaCTTACCATGAATATCAGCATTTGAGGGTGGATTAAATGCGTCCATAAGTAACACGGAATGTGGACTATCTTGCTTCAGGGTGGTGTTAGCGAAAGCACCATTCGCCTTGGAACGTTCCAAAGTATTATTTTGGTTAGaattgttgctattgttatGATGTATCTTGGTCATACTACTCGTAGCTGCTGAGACAGGTGTGGATgagtttgttgctgtttttgaaGAAACACTTTTTGGATTCTGTACCGATTCTTCATTcaacttaacaaaaatttattaaaaatttattaattaaaacaacaaataaattttaagtttaaatttaccAATGCTAAACCCAAGCCATTGCGCCCCCAATTAGCTTGTactaattgttgttttaaagcATCTCCCACCGGCGAGACCAAATTGGATGTgggaaatatttcatttttacatGTAGGGCACTGATGGCCACTGGGAGCAGTGTTTGTTGGCAAAGCCGATTGTCTAGCATTCAAACAGTCCCAATGAAAGACATCTATTTTGAGAATTGagaacatttttaatgaaataagtaTTAACGCCACATCGAATTGTAAGAGTACTTACGATAACACACCAAACGCACACATTCTCCTTCTTCCAAGCCCGTTGAGCACAATGTACAATTTGATACGTAGTCACTATCTCTAAGCCATTGTAAATATGATTGTACAATAcactattaaaaaaagttatttgtaattgtttgcatttttttttttgtaattgggAATACCTACCTTTGGGTGGCTCTGTACCATACAGTACTCACAAACATTTACGCGATGttcaaaacaaaattgattCGTCACTTGACGTTTGGGACATTTGCACAAACccattttttaaacactttcgCTTTATCTCGTTTCAATTTCaagtatttgaaataaattttcttctctaaatactgcaatttaatttattagatttcttaaaaaattaataattatattttttgcattttctcttTGTCGTCGTAAAGGAATTTCGTTTgtcaatttatgtttttgacagGCCACGTCAAGATGATTAATTTTGGCCGTTTTTacactataaaaaaattaagtttataaaaccGTTAAGTTGCAGTTGAAGTTGTTGAAGAGTTTTGAGTTTAGCAGCAAATTATGTATTTACGAAGaatattaataaacataatttgtttatgtatataaCTCCTTAATTTTTGCCAGATAATTGAAACGCTCTTAGAATGAtgaatatagttttatatatttgttagtttttattaaaacctcattattttaacactataTTATGATTAGTCCAACCATTCTTTCATATATTGACATTTTGTAGGTGTTACATCACCACATCTAGAACAATTCTTAATTACCGGACAAATACCACATGGCATTTGAACTAGACCTGGGGGAGGTAAGGGCGAATTAATGGCTCTATAAACATACACACTATCTGACATGAGAATACGCTCGGCATTACCATCATATACCACTGTTTTCAATATGGTTTCCAAATCATCTTCATCTAAATTTACCTATAAGacaaaatcagtttttttaaaaaagaataaatttccCTGCCTGAAACTCACCTTACTTATACCCAAATCGGATATAAACTTGTGTACCTCTTTAACTGTGCAACAAGATAATTGTTTAAATGCCAAAGGGCCTTCTcctttttttaaagcattatcaCGTTTCATTTGTAGGAAACGCAAACATTGTTGATTTAATACATCAACAAATTCCGCTTCAAAATCTTGATCTTGATACCAAGCACCACCGGTAACTGAACGATCTGGTTCGAGGTTGTATAACATGTAAACCTTTTTTTTACTAGCCTAAAAAATAAGATTACAAATAAATGCTTTGGAAGTAATtctaaaatcttttaaagaaatcttacaTTCACTGATTTTACagctttaataagttttttcgtttccaaattttttaatattttgtttaattgagTCATGTTTAAGTTGGATTGTATGCGAATATCTCGTATCCATATTCCTTTGTTGCCACCCTCTTCTATAATACCATAAACTATTTTCTCTTCATTATCGGCATCTTTTGGCAATACACTCTTTTTTGGATCTTTTGATCGATAGAATAATTTATCgcccttttttaatatttcaattgatCCCTGCTTTAGCAGTTTATTGAGTCCTTCCATTCGGATTGCAGGTGGAATATCGGGTAAACCTTTTTCTAGATCATCATTATTTGCTCCAGCTGGAATTCCTTGTATTAAAGCCAATAGCTGATGTGAAGTATCATCTGATGacattgtgtttttgtttaaactaatcTAAATATTGTAAATGCATTAAATAAGATGTTGAATTTAAATTCGTTTCTCATATTACCTTCCTTTTACCTTATACTGTTATTAATTCTGTAAAACCGACCTAAAATAGAacatgtttttaacaaaatgtcaaaatgagtaaagaaaacaaatgacGAAAAAGAATAACAAGAACAAGCACATTTCGGCATAACTTTAAACAAAACCTTAttttagaaacaaattaaatgcaatttcacaaaaatgttAGCAATGAGTGATGAAGCTGATTTCACGGATTTCCACGAAGTTAACGAAAATAATTTTgagcaaataaaaaacaaagcaaccaaggtaaatataaacaaattcagAACGTACTCTACAAAACACGGTCAGATGGAAAATGAAACTAATACAGTTGCCAGATTATTTAAATTGCATGTTATTGAAGGGACAATTTATTGGgaattgttttctattttatatatgtgtatatacctgggattttttcttcttcactAAGAAGATTACTTCAAAAAATCctaatttgtaaacattttgaaaaaatatatatatttttcagattGGTTATGCCGACGGTGTAAATGATGGTCGTGAAAGTGTTTTTCAAAATGGATTTGATCAAGGCTATAAAGATGGCCTACGGACAAGTTTCGATTTGGAAAAATTTcggtattttttcaaaaatttaaacatcGACAAAATAAAGGATAAAGATTTGCTTAAAGAAAAGGAGGCAtataaaaatcttcaaataaCAGAATCAAAATCC
This genomic window contains:
- the LOC111676122 gene encoding transcription factor kayak isoform X1; the encoded protein is MQNSNNNKNCYYYNNNSNINNNNQNVVNNNMLQQQPQQQQLHQQQQIQRVSNWVQDTNRNQNQYQTQIIQQQQQQQQQTQQCMMQQQQLQYQNYTPSPPLQHQQQQQQRQITASAVAATTTISPLPSMNYYSNHNHQLLQQQQQSQTLVSCMQQQQQQHTQLRQQLPQQNLKILHQQQQTLQHPQQVLTPAPSPVTPNANILRQQQQIQQQQQSQPHLTAQQRLHQLQQQQQHLQHPQQSRLVSMECMQTGVPTLTTPTLTPTTLKSIEESFIQLTSEPMNAPYQAGFIPPPLGSYNATTTNSNSNNNNNNSTLTTVAATATSVAGISPNAALNNVYLGDISAGASLPDYGNMTESENSQGSWTGNNLNEENSMATTDNSSAATDTISFQNGLNGLGVNNLNNSNSSTTNDFTTVNLAALAVATAAAKISNSGNNNNNTSSSATTTSATPTRRGGGRRPATNSNMSPEEEEKRRIRRERNKLAAARCRKRRVDQTNELTEEVQMLEKKREELQKQIESLNGTKQDLEFLLEAHRPTCQRVVPTDILSVNTFEGLMPSATSTANDNITGVDTSLATTARSISPLDLKPVLNDQLLAQIKAEPLDTALDSNSSLDQDGPSSPKRFILSNNNTMIPPPLPNVATLSPSLAAAAASLNTPIVTTAPVSFGSMYSNNPSLSAPLTKPNSKQRPNSLPTVPRNLAQTIGLNDNDNKPRTDINGVAIQTPSTGMFNFDSLMDGGTGLTPVSGPLVPTCSSQNKHPLELVTPTSEPSKLVSL
- the LOC111676122 gene encoding transcription factor kayak isoform X2, giving the protein MKVKVDSKTNISKLKIQDKTTVNSSTVINSSKTDLDEQENNTQITTAPTTATINVLKDSSSLSTVNNKSQIQLLEEEEEEPATEVVETFDILPHFSTTRNNNLILVSMECMQTGVPTLTTPTLTPTTLKSIEESFIQLTSEPMNAPYQAGFIPPPLGSYNATTTNSNSNNNNNNSTLTTVAATATSVAGISPNAALNNVYLGDISAGASLPDYGNMTESENSQGSWTGNNLNEENSMATTDNSSAATDTISFQNGLNGLGVNNLNNSNSSTTNDFTTVNLAALAVATAAAKISNSGNNNNNTSSSATTTSATPTRRGGGRRPATNSNMSPEEEEKRRIRRERNKLAAARCRKRRVDQTNELTEEVQMLEKKREELQKQIESLNGTKQDLEFLLEAHRPTCQRVVPTDILSVNTFEGLMPSATSTANDNITGVDTSLATTARSISPLDLKPVLNDQLLAQIKAEPLDTALDSNSSLDQDGPSSPKRFILSNNNTMIPPPLPNVATLSPSLAAAAASLNTPIVTTAPVSFGSMYSNNPSLSAPLTKPNSKQRPNSLPTVPRNLAQTIGLNDNDNKPRTDINGVAIQTPSTGMFNFDSLMDGGTGLTPVSGPLVPTCSSQNKHPLELVTPTSEPSKLVSL
- the LOC111676122 gene encoding transcription factor kayak isoform X3 is translated as MTLDNYNIFSDEYLNLPFNMPLSPLPKVLVSMECMQTGVPTLTTPTLTPTTLKSIEESFIQLTSEPMNAPYQAGFIPPPLGSYNATTTNSNSNNNNNNSTLTTVAATATSVAGISPNAALNNVYLGDISAGASLPDYGNMTESENSQGSWTGNNLNEENSMATTDNSSAATDTISFQNGLNGLGVNNLNNSNSSTTNDFTTVNLAALAVATAAAKISNSGNNNNNTSSSATTTSATPTRRGGGRRPATNSNMSPEEEEKRRIRRERNKLAAARCRKRRVDQTNELTEEVQMLEKKREELQKQIESLNGTKQDLEFLLEAHRPTCQRVVPTDILSVNTFEGLMPSATSTANDNITGVDTSLATTARSISPLDLKPVLNDQLLAQIKAEPLDTALDSNSSLDQDGPSSPKRFILSNNNTMIPPPLPNVATLSPSLAAAAASLNTPIVTTAPVSFGSMYSNNPSLSAPLTKPNSKQRPNSLPTVPRNLAQTIGLNDNDNKPRTDINGVAIQTPSTGMFNFDSLMDGGTGLTPVSGPLVPTCSSQNKHPLELVTPTSEPSKLVSL
- the LOC111676104 gene encoding D-beta-hydroxybutyrate dehydrogenase, mitochondrial isoform X1 yields the protein MFRRVVTRTLGLGGRQLKVSPNNVILITGCDSGLGFSLALYCHALNMTVISACHNVNSEGAKMLQHLNDPKRMITIELDLLKPETIENTQQCLRDVLANHHDYQFTALVNNAGVMCFGEFEWQTWSQIEMQINVNLLGTMRLTRELMPLLRKHQARIINVTSHCGLQALPSTSPYAASKAGLRFWTDSLRIEMQSYGVEVVNFIPGSFVMSSNICARQQDHAKLMYNNFSSEQREFYGAYFKRFNDYLNIISGFKPANSMHDKELLDKFKDALTNTQPKAMYIHEPWRYKIYRFLFAICPTPVVDWLCIKFCAMPTYQQVERDTKHHRNNNIRND
- the LOC111676104 gene encoding D-beta-hydroxybutyrate dehydrogenase, mitochondrial isoform X2 codes for the protein MTVISACHNVNSEGAKMLQHLNDPKRMITIELDLLKPETIENTQQCLRDVLANHHDYQFTALVNNAGVMCFGEFEWQTWSQIEMQINVNLLGTMRLTRELMPLLRKHQARIINVTSHCGLQALPSTSPYAASKAGLRFWTDSLRIEMQSYGVEVVNFIPGSFVMSSNICARQQDHAKLMYNNFSSEQREFYGAYFKRFNDYLNIISGFKPANSMHDKELLDKFKDALTNTQPKAMYIHEPWRYKIYRFLFAICPTPVVDWLCIKFCAMPTYQQVERDTKHHRNNNIRND
- the LOC111676091 gene encoding zinc finger protein-like 1 homolog, which produces MGLCKCPKRQVTNQFCFEHRVNVCEYCMVQSHPKCIVQSYLQWLRDSDYVSNCTLCSTGLEEGECVRLVCYHVFHWDCLNARQSALPTNTAPSGHQCPTCKNEIFPTSNLVSPVGDALKQQLVQANWGRNGLGLALLNEESVQNPKSVSSKTATNSSTPVSAATSSMTKIHHNNSNNSNQNNTLERSKANGAFANTTLKQDSPHSVLLMDAFNPPSNADIHASSRRPLLPRQSPIGGADRDENKYARRTPAEIFSRWSRRFYAPSSRPPWRRTWFLVLSGILAFVVLIYLMAAFGRGGSQDSLEDAWNNPNPKPRHYE